A stretch of Vigna angularis cultivar LongXiaoDou No.4 chromosome 4, ASM1680809v1, whole genome shotgun sequence DNA encodes these proteins:
- the LOC108330819 gene encoding putative cyclin-A3-1, with translation METRAAAKRKATAAAAPMVVVQKQHPKRQRVVLGELSNFPNATQNKRKEKLQCRKNPNLKKPSPTEFISSSSQFDQPYVFDIYEYLHGMEMQKKRRPMIDYIEKVQREVTVIMRTILVDWLVEVAEEYNLHSDTLHLSVSYIDRFLSVNPVSKSRLQLLGVSAMLIAAKYDEVDPPRVDAFCNITDNTYKKAEVVKMEADILKSLKFEMGNPTVNTFLRRFVDVACDNQKASNLQFEFLSCYLADLSLLDYDCLRILPSIVAASAVFLARFIIAPEVHPWTSSLSECSGYKPVELKECVMILHDLYFSRKAAPFKAVREKYKQHKFKFVARLPSPPHIPSHYFETQ, from the exons ATGGAGACCCGTGCAGCTGCAAAGAGAAAGGCAACCGCTGCTGCTGCTCCCATGGTGGTGGTCCAAAAACAACATCCCAAAAGGCAGCGTGTTGTGCTGGGTGAACTTTCAAATTTTCCGAATGCAACTCAAAACAAACGCAAAGAGAAACTACAATGTCGGAAGAATCCAAATTTAAAGAAACCATCTCCCACAGAGTTCATTTCCTCTTCCTCACAGTTTGACCAACCTTACGTTTTCGACATCTATGAGTATCTTCATGGGATGGAG ATGCAGAAGAAGAGGAGACCAATGATTGACTACATCGAGAAAGTTCAGAGAGAAGTTACTGTAATCATGAGGACAATATTGGTGGATTGGTTAGTGGAGGTAGCTGAAGAGTACAATCTTCACTCGGATACCCTTCATCTCTCTGTTTCATACATAGATAGATTTTTATCAGTGAATCCTGTTAGTAAGTCAAGACTTCAATTACTTGGTGTTTCGGCCATGCTCATTGCTGC AAAGTATGACGAAGTTGATCCACCCCGTGTTGATGCTTTTTGCAACATCACTGACAACACATACAAGAAGGCAGAG GTTGTAAAGATGGAAGCTGACATACTCAAGTCTCTAAAGTTTGAGATGGGAAATCCTACTGTGAACACCTTTCTAAG GAGGTTTGTTGATGTTGCTTGTGATAACCAAAAG GCTTCAAATTTACAGTTTGAATTTCTAAGCTGCTATCTTGCTGACCTAAGTTTGTTGGACTACGATTGCTTGAGAATTTTGCCTTCTATAGTGGCAGCTTCAGCTGTATTTCTTGCCAGATTTATTATTGCTCCTGAAGTTCATCCTTGG ACTTCTTCCTTGTCTGAGTGTTCTGGTTACAAACCAGTTGAACTGAAAGAATGTGTCATGATTTTGCATGACTTGTATTTTTCAAGAAAGGCAGCGCCTTTCAAAGCTGTCAGGGAGAAATACAAGCAGCACAag TTCAAGTTCGTAGCAAGATTGCCTTCTCCTCCACATATACCAAGTCATTACTTTGAAACTCAGTGA
- the LOC108330900 gene encoding E3 ubiquitin-protein ligase APD2 isoform X2, which yields MLGCCLLSPFGFLAFSATLRYGYYRDSFILLGPASSRLITTSSVFVKQLQVSSKDKNQVFVHTFNKKPELSSQTNWTASDFFLVEAYKSKGISLWLNHGSTIRLRWEEHTTTGLDKLHGMVVKGDVKFEQLQDSHTTFLNSISLRETVNGKEAEYMVEEDDRYHIGVLNMNAKNIILTMEVNVSAKVYDTTKAKKMCSTENGPCKLSFFFPDTHYVILTAANNGDGVTHVDISLVARVFVYVLLLGVIAIVVYLILKILGVYGDAEQHSQVTIDVTYRTSNVVATRAETEPLMRGEENRMSYGTNAKDDKQNSEACSSSSSEELYDEKLCCICYDEQRNSFFVPCGHCATCYDCAQRIVDEESKVCPICRRLIHKVRRLFYI from the exons ATGCTTGGATGCTGCCTCCTCTCGCCATTTGGATTTCTGGCAT TTTCAGCAACACTCCGTTATGGGTATTACAGGGATTCCTTTATCTTGCTTGGTCCTGCCTCATCCCGTTTGATTACAACCAGTTCTGTTTTTGTGAAGCAGCTTCAAGTGTCAAGCAAGGATAAAAATCAAGTCTTTGTTCACACTTTCAATAAGAAGCCCGAGTTGAGCTCCCAAACTAATTGGACGGCGTCGGATTTTTTCCTTGTTGAAGCGTATAAAAGCAAG GGGATTTCTCTGTGGTTAAATCACGGCTCCACCATCCGTCTTAGGTGGGAAGAACATACTACTACTGGTTTGGATAAGCTACATGGGATGGTGGTTAAAG GAGACGTGAAGTTTGAACAACTACAGGATTCACATACGACCTTCCTCAATTCAATTTCTCTTCGAGAGACTGTTAATG GTAAAGAAGCTGAATACATGGTCGAGGAAGATGATAGATACCACATTGGAGTTctaaacatgaatgcaaagaACATAATCTTGACTATGGAAGTTAATGTTTCAGCAAAGGTATATGATACCACCAAAGCCAAGAAGATGTGCTCCACTGAAAATGGACCTTGTAAGCTCAGTTTTTTCTTCCCAGATACTCATTATGTTATTCTTACGGCAGCCAACAAT GGAGATGGGGTAACGCATGTTGACATTTCTTTAGTGGCCCGTGTGTTTGTCTACGTATTACTTCTAG GAGTTATTGCGATTGTTGTTTATCTGATTCTGAAAATTCTTGGAGTTTATGGTGATGCTGAGCAGCATAGTCAAGTTACAATCGATGTTACATACAGAACAAGTAATGTGGTTGCAACACGGGCCGAAACTGAGCCATTGATGCGAGGGGAGGAAAATCGAATGTCATATGGAACAAATGCAAAAGATGATAAACAAAATTCAGAAGCATGTAGTAGCTCTTCCTCAGAGGAGTTATATGATGAAAAATTATGTTGCATTTGTTATGATGAACAACGCAACAGCTTCTTTGTTCCTTGTGGACACTGTGCCACTTGCTATGACTGTGCACAGAG GATTGTCGATGAGGAGAGCAAAGTATGTCCTATATGCCGAAGGCTTATTCACAAAGTACGAAGATTGTTTTACATTTAG
- the LOC108330888 gene encoding DNA-directed RNA polymerases II, IV and V subunit 8B has protein sequence MSELLFDDIFMVETLDPDGKKYDKVSRIVARSEKRDMYMLLDVNTEIYPMKEKERFLMALSPSLVLNTKEGSVSIQDKFEYIMHGRLYNIEGCSKPEFEVEVYASFGGLQLMLRGHASHCVKFAVDQNLFLLIRKIGS, from the exons ATGAGTGAACTTCTTTTTGATGATATTTTCATGGTTGAGACTCTAGATCCAGATGGCAAAAAGTATGACAAGG TTTCTCGGATTGTGGCACGGAGTGAGAAGCGTGACATGTACATGCTTCTAGATGTAAATACAGAGATTTATCCtatgaaggaaaaagaaagattcTTGATGGCTTTGTCTCCTTCACTTGTTTTGAATACTAAG GAGGGCTCGGTGTCAATTCAAGACAAGTTTGAATACATCATGCATGGAAGGCTGTATAACATTGAGGGATGTTCAAAACCTGAGTTTGAAGT GGAGGTATATGCATCATTTGGAGGGCTTCAGTTGATGCTGAGAGGACATGCTTCTCATTGTGTTAAGTTTGCAGTCGATCAGAACTTGTTCTTACTAATAAGGAAGATTGGAAGTTGA
- the LOC108330900 gene encoding E3 ubiquitin-protein ligase APD2 isoform X1, giving the protein MRTAQSQPHRWQHAWMLPPLAIWISVSATLRYGYYRDSFILLGPASSRLITTSSVFVKQLQVSSKDKNQVFVHTFNKKPELSSQTNWTASDFFLVEAYKSKGISLWLNHGSTIRLRWEEHTTTGLDKLHGMVVKGDVKFEQLQDSHTTFLNSISLRETVNGKEAEYMVEEDDRYHIGVLNMNAKNIILTMEVNVSAKVYDTTKAKKMCSTENGPCKLSFFFPDTHYVILTAANNGDGVTHVDISLVARVFVYVLLLGVIAIVVYLILKILGVYGDAEQHSQVTIDVTYRTSNVVATRAETEPLMRGEENRMSYGTNAKDDKQNSEACSSSSSEELYDEKLCCICYDEQRNSFFVPCGHCATCYDCAQRIVDEESKVCPICRRLIHKVRRLFYI; this is encoded by the exons ATGCGCACTGCACAATCTCAGCCTCACCGGTGGCAACATGCTTGGATGCTGCCTCCTCTCGCCATTTGGATTTCTG TTTCAGCAACACTCCGTTATGGGTATTACAGGGATTCCTTTATCTTGCTTGGTCCTGCCTCATCCCGTTTGATTACAACCAGTTCTGTTTTTGTGAAGCAGCTTCAAGTGTCAAGCAAGGATAAAAATCAAGTCTTTGTTCACACTTTCAATAAGAAGCCCGAGTTGAGCTCCCAAACTAATTGGACGGCGTCGGATTTTTTCCTTGTTGAAGCGTATAAAAGCAAG GGGATTTCTCTGTGGTTAAATCACGGCTCCACCATCCGTCTTAGGTGGGAAGAACATACTACTACTGGTTTGGATAAGCTACATGGGATGGTGGTTAAAG GAGACGTGAAGTTTGAACAACTACAGGATTCACATACGACCTTCCTCAATTCAATTTCTCTTCGAGAGACTGTTAATG GTAAAGAAGCTGAATACATGGTCGAGGAAGATGATAGATACCACATTGGAGTTctaaacatgaatgcaaagaACATAATCTTGACTATGGAAGTTAATGTTTCAGCAAAGGTATATGATACCACCAAAGCCAAGAAGATGTGCTCCACTGAAAATGGACCTTGTAAGCTCAGTTTTTTCTTCCCAGATACTCATTATGTTATTCTTACGGCAGCCAACAAT GGAGATGGGGTAACGCATGTTGACATTTCTTTAGTGGCCCGTGTGTTTGTCTACGTATTACTTCTAG GAGTTATTGCGATTGTTGTTTATCTGATTCTGAAAATTCTTGGAGTTTATGGTGATGCTGAGCAGCATAGTCAAGTTACAATCGATGTTACATACAGAACAAGTAATGTGGTTGCAACACGGGCCGAAACTGAGCCATTGATGCGAGGGGAGGAAAATCGAATGTCATATGGAACAAATGCAAAAGATGATAAACAAAATTCAGAAGCATGTAGTAGCTCTTCCTCAGAGGAGTTATATGATGAAAAATTATGTTGCATTTGTTATGATGAACAACGCAACAGCTTCTTTGTTCCTTGTGGACACTGTGCCACTTGCTATGACTGTGCACAGAG GATTGTCGATGAGGAGAGCAAAGTATGTCCTATATGCCGAAGGCTTATTCACAAAGTACGAAGATTGTTTTACATTTAG
- the LOC108331280 gene encoding putative cyclin-A3-1, with protein MKKYMETLAGKRKSNSIASVVVQRQHPKKQRVGFTQPSNLPNFILSKNESLQRESAISWNNVNLEKPNSINNFLLSSQIHELDVWDINEYLRVLERKRRPVVNYIQKVQRTITSNNRAVLVDWLVEVAEQYNLLSDTLLLCVSYIDRFLSVQPMIRSRLQLLGVSCMFIASKYEEINPPSLNEFCNITDNTYDKTEIIKMEAEILKALNFEMGNPTAITFLRFLSGAASDYQKTPNWKIEFLGWYFAELSLLDDDCIRFLPSVVAASALFLARFFIDPKVHPWTSFLFECSGYKPVELKECVLILHDLHLSRKAESFEAVREKYKQHKFKYVSNLPSPSYVPSNYFEDQLHMTDQQKLCTIDNLLDENFNLV; from the exons ATGAAAAAATACATGGAAACTCTTGCAGGAAAGAGAAAGTCAAATTCCATTGCCTCAGTTGTGGTTCAGAGACAACATCCCAAGAAGCAACGGGTTGGGTTCACTCAACCTTCCAATTTACCAAACTTCATTCTCTCAAAAAATGAGTCTTTGCAAAGAGAATCTGCAATCTCCTGGAATAATGTCAACCTTGAAAAACCAAATTCCATAAACAactttcttctttcctctcaaaTTCATGAACTTGATGTTTGGGACATCAATGAGTATCTTCGTGTCTTGGAG AGAAAAAGAAGACCTGTGGTTAACTATATTCAGAAAGTTCAAAGAACAATTACCTCCAACAACAGAGCAGTACTGGTGGATTGGTTAGTAGAAGTTGCCGAGCAGTACAATCTTCTCTCCGATACTCTTCTGCTCTGTGTGTCATACATTGATAGATTTTTATCAGTCCAGCCCATGATCAGATCGAGGCTTCAATTGTTGGGTGTTTCCTGCATGTTCATTGCTTC GAAATATGAAGAAATTAATCCACCCAGTTTGAATGAGTTTTGCAACATCACTGACAACACCTATGACAAAACAGAG ATTATAAAGATGGAAGCTGAAATACTCAAGGCCCTAAATTTTGAGATGGGAAATCCTACTGCAATCACTTTTTTGAG GTTTTTATCTGGTGCTGCTTCTGATTATCAAAAA aCTCCAAATTGGAAGATTGAATTTCTGGGCTGGTATTTTGCTGAGCTAAGTTTGTTGGATGATGATTGTATAAGATTCTTGCCCTCTGTTGTAGCAGCTTCCGCTTTATTTCTGGCAAGATTTTTTATTGATCCTAAAGTGCATCCTTGG ACTTCTTTCTTGTTTGAATGTTCGGGTTACAAACCAGTTGAGTTGAAAGAGTGTGTTCTCATCTTGCATGATTTGCATTTGTCAAGGAAGGCAGAATCATTCGAAGCTGTTAGGGAGAAATACAAGCAGCACAAA TTCAAATACGTGTCAAATCTACCTTCTCCTTCATATGTACCAAGTAACTACTTTGAAGACCAGTTGCATATGACTGATCAGCAAAAGTTATGTACGATTGACAATCTACTTGATGAAAATTTTAACCTTGTCTAG
- the LOC108330900 gene encoding E3 ubiquitin-protein ligase APD2 isoform X3, which produces MRTAQSQPHRWQHAWMLPPLAIWISGIFSNTPLWLQVSSKDKNQVFVHTFNKKPELSSQTNWTASDFFLVEAYKSKGISLWLNHGSTIRLRWEEHTTTGLDKLHGMVVKGDVKFEQLQDSHTTFLNSISLRETVNGKEAEYMVEEDDRYHIGVLNMNAKNIILTMEVNVSAKVYDTTKAKKMCSTENGPCKLSFFFPDTHYVILTAANNGDGVTHVDISLVARVFVYVLLLGVIAIVVYLILKILGVYGDAEQHSQVTIDVTYRTSNVVATRAETEPLMRGEENRMSYGTNAKDDKQNSEACSSSSSEELYDEKLCCICYDEQRNSFFVPCGHCATCYDCAQRIVDEESKVCPICRRLIHKVRRLFYI; this is translated from the exons ATGCGCACTGCACAATCTCAGCCTCACCGGTGGCAACATGCTTGGATGCTGCCTCCTCTCGCCATTTGGATTTCTGGCAT TTTCAGCAACACTCCGTTATGG CTTCAAGTGTCAAGCAAGGATAAAAATCAAGTCTTTGTTCACACTTTCAATAAGAAGCCCGAGTTGAGCTCCCAAACTAATTGGACGGCGTCGGATTTTTTCCTTGTTGAAGCGTATAAAAGCAAG GGGATTTCTCTGTGGTTAAATCACGGCTCCACCATCCGTCTTAGGTGGGAAGAACATACTACTACTGGTTTGGATAAGCTACATGGGATGGTGGTTAAAG GAGACGTGAAGTTTGAACAACTACAGGATTCACATACGACCTTCCTCAATTCAATTTCTCTTCGAGAGACTGTTAATG GTAAAGAAGCTGAATACATGGTCGAGGAAGATGATAGATACCACATTGGAGTTctaaacatgaatgcaaagaACATAATCTTGACTATGGAAGTTAATGTTTCAGCAAAGGTATATGATACCACCAAAGCCAAGAAGATGTGCTCCACTGAAAATGGACCTTGTAAGCTCAGTTTTTTCTTCCCAGATACTCATTATGTTATTCTTACGGCAGCCAACAAT GGAGATGGGGTAACGCATGTTGACATTTCTTTAGTGGCCCGTGTGTTTGTCTACGTATTACTTCTAG GAGTTATTGCGATTGTTGTTTATCTGATTCTGAAAATTCTTGGAGTTTATGGTGATGCTGAGCAGCATAGTCAAGTTACAATCGATGTTACATACAGAACAAGTAATGTGGTTGCAACACGGGCCGAAACTGAGCCATTGATGCGAGGGGAGGAAAATCGAATGTCATATGGAACAAATGCAAAAGATGATAAACAAAATTCAGAAGCATGTAGTAGCTCTTCCTCAGAGGAGTTATATGATGAAAAATTATGTTGCATTTGTTATGATGAACAACGCAACAGCTTCTTTGTTCCTTGTGGACACTGTGCCACTTGCTATGACTGTGCACAGAG GATTGTCGATGAGGAGAGCAAAGTATGTCCTATATGCCGAAGGCTTATTCACAAAGTACGAAGATTGTTTTACATTTAG